Within Citromicrobium bathyomarinum, the genomic segment CCGGGCGGAAGAGGTATTCCAGATTGTCGAGCGGGCCATGGCCGTTCAGAAGATAGGTATAAGCCGCGCTCGACACGTCGAGGATGTCCGTCGGCATCATGCGCATTTTCGCCCACATCCGGCGATCCTCGCCCGAAAGCGGGTAATCGTCGGTCCAGGTGTTCTGGTTGTAGTTGAAGTAGCCTTCGCCCTTCTTGAGCTTGTCGAAAATCGTGTGGGGCGACATTTCGCTGAATTCGCTCAGCACCACGATATATTCGCGGTCGGCCTGGACCGGATCGGGTCCGGCGGGGTCGACCACGATCGCGCCGTAATGCCCGGCCTGTTCCTGCAGGCCGCTATGCGAGTGCCACCAGTAGGTACCCGACTGGCGAACCGGAAATTCGGCGGTGAAGGTCTCTCCCGGTTTGACGCCGGGAAAGCTCACGCCAGGCACTCCATCGAGCTGAAACGGCACGAGCAGACCGTGCCAGTGGATCGAGGTATCTTCCTCGAGCTGGTTATGGACATTGAGCCGGACGGTCGTGCCTTCCTGCAATCGCAACAGCGGACCGGGGATCGTGCCATTGACGGCGATCGCGCCGCCGCGCCTGTTGCCGGTCGCGAAGGCCGATCGGGCAACGGTGAGGTCGATATTGGGGCCGGATATCTCGTCCAGCCCCTTGCGGGCGTTACCTGCGAGGATGTCCGCGCCCCGTGCCCAGGCAGGCATCGCCCCGGCAAGGCCGAGCAGACCCATTCCTCCTGCTCCGGCTCCGAGAAACTTGCGTCGATTGACGGCGATCATAAAGGGCTCCTGACTTGGCGTTTACCGTTACTTACGCGCGCGCCCAGCCAACCCCTCAAAGTTTTTCGAAGCGCTCCTTCAGCCTGTTGCGCGCGCGATATACGCGGGTTTCGATCGCCTTTTCGGTCGTTCCGAGAAGATCGGCCGCCTCGGCCTGGCTACGCCCCTCGATGGTCACGAGCACAAGCGCTTCGCGCAGCCTTACAGGCATTCGCGCGATCTCGGCCTGAACGAGATTGAGCTCTTCCCTGGAAACGGCCAACGCTTCAGGACCCGGCAAATCGTCGGCGATGGAATGGAGTTCGTCATCACCCGACAGTCCGAAAAAGCCCGCGACCTTGCGCCTGCGCAAACGGTCCCGGCAGCGGTTGAGGACGACGGTTGTCAGATAGGGTCCGATCGGCTTGTTCGGATCGAGCCGATGGCGCGTCAGCCACACCGAAGCGAGGCTGTCCTGAACAACGTCCTCTGCCTGAGAAGGAGAGGAAAGCATGCGTGTCCCCAGCGCGAGAAGCCGACCCGTTTCATACTCGACGAGTTGGCTGAAAGCCCGCTTGTTTCCAGCCCTCGCCTGCGAAACAAGGGCCTCATCTGGATTGTCGCCCGCCCCCGACATGGCGCTTCAGTCGCGCGGGTCGCGGGTCAGGGCGTCGGAGACCTTGCGGTCGAACTGGCGTTGCTGCTCGGGTTCGAGAATTGCACGCATGTCGAAGACATGGCGCACCGTTGCCTTCTGCAGATCGCCCATGCGTGCATGCACCTCGTCGATCGCGGCCGAGACCTCGGGGCCGTATTCGTGCTCGCTTTCCATCGCCTGGGCGAGCCGGGCATTGGCTGCGCGCGCCGATCCTTCGAGCCGTGCCCTTTCGACCGCGAAACGGGCCTCGAGCGCATCGAGACGCTGCTCCTGGTCGGCCGTCAGGGTGAGCTCGTCGTGCACGAAATCGTGGAGGCCGGAGCCAGCCTCGTGATTGGCCCAGCGATCCGCGGCAATCGCGCCGAGGCATCCTGCAAGTGCTGCGAGAAGCACCGCGAGAACGATATGCGTCGTCTTCAAACCTTATTGCTCCACATGGAGGAGCGCCGATGGGGACAGCTGTTCGCCGAGGATAAGACTCTCGCCAAATGACGCGGAAGACGTGCCATAGCCGCCGGGCCAACCGCTCGTTCCGGCGCCAGCTCCAAGCCCGACGACGAACAGACCGACGAACAGAGCCGTCCTGCGGCGTCGGTCGGCGATTTCGCCAAGCTGTCCGGCGCGCTGCCAAACGCCATCCATGAAGTCGGCGGGGACCTCGCTGGTGGTGGTGGCGGAAAGGGTTCCGAGCACCGCATCAAGAGAGTGATTGTCACGCATCCGAAAAACTCCTGTGGGTTCCACGTGCCCTATACGCGCTCGCCTGCACAATCCCTTAGAGCCTGTCTTCAAAAGTAGTTGGGAGATATCAGCTGGTTGCGCTTGACGCGCTGGTGCATCGCTGATTCCGGGGTTTCGCCAGAAACGACCGAGGAATAAGCGATGTGGACCGATACCTCCCGGCAGCAGCATAGCCGCCCGGGTCTACGTTATCCAAGCGATTTGCGCGATGCCGAGTGGGCCTTGATCGAGCCTCTGTTGCCGCCCGCGAAACCTGGCGGCAGGCCGCGCTGCGCCGACCTGCGCGAGGTGATGAACGCGATCCTCTATCTGGCAACAAGCGGTTGCCAATGGCGGATGCTGCCCAAGGATTTCCCTCCGCTCTCGACGGTTCAACGCTATTTCTATGCCTGGCGCGACAGCGGCCTATGGCAGACGATCAATCACCTGCTGGTGATGGCTGCGCGCCAGATCGAAGGGCGCGAGGCCAGCCCCAGCGCCGGGGTGATCGATAGCCAGAGCGTCAAGACCACCGAGAGTGGCGGCCCACGGGGCTACGATGCGGGCAAGAAGATCATGGGACGCAAGCGTCACATCATCACCGATACGCTCGGACTGATGTTGTTCGTCACCATCCACGCTGCCAGCATTCAGGATCGCGACGGGGCGGTCGATCTCATCAAGGCAATCCGCTACCGCTTCCCGTGGCTGCGCCACCTCTTCGCCGATGGGGGCTACGCAGGCGACAAGCTCATCGGCGCGCTTCAAGGGCATGGGCAATGGACGCTCGAGATCGTGCGCCGCTGCGACACCGCCAGGGGCTTTGTTCTGCTCCCGCGCCGCTGGGTGGTCGAGCGCACCTTCGCCTGGCTCGGCAGATGTCGACGGCTCGCAAAGGACTGGGAAAGAACTATCGAAAGTTCCACCGCATGGACTACCATCGCCCACATCCGCCGCCTCACCCGCCTCATCGCAAGCCACTGCCAGATCGCATAAACTTCTGAGTCAGGCTCTTAAACTTCTTTTTTTTGAGGGAATGTCCCCCGCCATACGTAATCGAGACGGGTCTGCCAGAATCGGGTCGAACCCGGGATGAATGGGAGCGAACGCGTGAACAATATCACCGCGCCTGAAGATCACGGCGAATTCACGCCTCTTCTTGGCAAGAGCTTTCTGACGCCGCTTTACGACCGGGCGCTCGGTCTGTTCACCCGCGAACATCTCTGGCGACAAAAGATTGTCGAAGAGCTGCACCTTGTCCCCGGCGACCGGGTGATCGATGTCGGCAGCGGAACCGGTACACTTCTCAAGGCCTTGATGACGGATTGCCCGGAAGCGGGTCTGATCGGTGTCGAACCCGACCAAGAGGCGCTCGCGCTTGCGCGGCGCAAGTTTGGGGCGGGAGCCGATCTCGTCAAATGGCACAATGGCTTTCTCGAAAGCCTCGAGCTGCCCGCAGGGTGGCAGCCGAACAAGATCGTCAGCAGCCTCGTCCTTCACCAAGTTCCCTTGCGCAAGAAGCAGGCAATCCTGGAAATTATCGAAAGCTTGCTCGTGCCAGGCGGAACCGTCTTGATCGCCGATTATATGAAGCAGGAGAGCCCACTCATGCGGAGCCTCTTCCGGGCGACCGTCCAGTCGCTTGACGGCATTAGCGACACGCAGCCCAGCGCCGACGGCGAAGTCGAAAAACTGTTCGCCGAAATCTTCACCGAGCCATGCCTGCTCCACCGGCTCCCGACGGTGACCGGGACGATCTCGCTATGGCGCGGATACAAGAAAGGAATTGCACAATGATCTGGAAAAAGCCTGCCCTGTTCCGGCGATCGGTTAGCGGCGCGGCCTTGCTCGTGCTGGCAGCCTGTTCGAACGTGGCTCAGGCAGCGACCTATACGATGTTTAGGGACCCCGGATGTGGATGCTGTCTCAACTGGGCAGGCCATCTTGAAGATGGGATGAACGCGAAGGTGGCATCGGTCGATAGCAACGACATGGCGGCGATCAAGACAGCGCGCGGCGTACCGGAAGAATTGTGGTCGTGCCACACGATGGAGGTCGATGGATACATCATCGAAGGTCACGTGCCCGCCGAAGCCGTCGCCCGACTTTTGCGCGAGCGGCCCGACGGCGTTGCCGGTCTAGCGGTTCCGGGAATGCCTCTGGGATCGCCCGGCATGGAGGCCGGAAACCGGATCCAGCCCTATGAGGTCATCGCCTTTGGTCCGACCGGACAGAGCGTCTTCGCATCTTATCGGTGATTGTAAGGAACTGACGCCAGTGGCCGCGCGAGAAATAAGGGCGATGTCTCGTTGAAGAACAATCGCGCGAGAATAACACAGAAGCCCGGGACACCGGGACGGGCGCTAAGATGCCTGTCGATCATCCCGCTGGGTCCGGGGCCGGCTGCCCCGACGGTCCCGGACCCTTCCGTTTGCATAATTTTAGGACGCACGAAGTGGGAGAAATGCGATGGTAAAAGGATCAATCAAGAACTCGATATTCGCATGGGGCTGGACGCTCAGCGTGTTCCTGCTTGTCAGCTACCTCCTATGCATTGCCTTCGGAGTCCTCGCACCCGAGCGGTTTCACATGCACCAAGCCTGGGCTCCGTTGCTGCCATGGTTCGAATGGCTGACCCTGTCGGGATTTCTCGCAGGAGCGGTGGGCAGTTTTCTCTACGGCTGGTACATCGCACTCATCGCGGTCCCGCTGCACCGGTTTTTCCAGGCCCGGTTTTCCTGATTTGACGCGCTGAATATTAGGCGCACTCAGCGTGGACTGCCGTGCCTTGACGCGCCGCCATCGGCATCGCTGCAGGAAGAAAGAGCGCGCCGCCGGAAATCGATAGCTCATCGCGATTCCGGGGCCAGCCCAAGGATGGCTCATGCCCCGCCAGAAAATTTTTTGAGGGGTGAGCCGCTTCGCAACGTACTGCTTGTCGTGATGTTTCTCGGACGGGAGGACATCGACAGGGGAAAGACTTGCAGACAGATGGCAACGATCAACATGGGAAGAGTGCTGGATCGATAACGCTGCTTGGCGGTGTCGCAATGGGAACCGGCGTCATGATCGGCGCTGGTATTTTCGCACTGACCGGCCAGATTGCCGAACTGGCTGGACCGCTATTTCCGCTTTCTTTCATAGTCGGCGCCCTGGTCACTTCCCTAGCCGCCTACAGCTACATCAAGATGTCGAACCGCTGGCCCTCCTCTGGCGGCATCGCGATGATTCTTCAGAAGGCCTACGGACCGGGTGTTGTTGCAGCATCGGCATCGCTCCTGATGGCGCTGTCGATGGTCATCAACGAAAGCCTGGTCGCTCGGACCTTCGCGACCTATGCCTTGCGGCCCTTTGGGCTCGAGAGCAGCGGCATTCTGGTTTCCGTCGCAGCGCTTGCGCTCATCGTCTTCGCCTATTTCGTGAATGCGGCAGGCAACAAATCGGTCAGCGGTTTCTCTCTCGTCATGTCGGCGATCAAGATCGGCGGCATCGCCCTGTTCGCGATTGCGGCGATCTGGGCCAGCGGCTTTTCGGGCGGCGCCTTCTCAGAGCCAGTCGCGCTTTCAGGTCTCGACGCGTTGCTCGCGTCGGTCGCCTTCTCGATCCTCGCGTTCAAGGGTTTCACCACCATCACCAACAGCGGCGGCGAAATCATCGATCCGCACCGAAATGTTGGCAGAACCATTATCATTTCGATCACAGTATGCGTGGTCGTCTACCTTCTGGTCGCGGTGGCGGTCGGAGCCAGCCTCGGCACTTCGGAAATAGCCCAAGCACGCGATTACTCGCTTGCGGCAGCTGCGCGCCCCGCGCTCGGAGAGCTTGGGTTCTATTTCACAGTCGCAATCGCGATCGCAGCCACGACCTCGGGTGTCATCGCCAGCGTTTTCGCCGTTTCGCGAATGCTGACGATGCTGACCGAAATGAAGATGATCCCGCATAGCCATTTTGGGATGAAGGGACCGATCCGCAGTCACATGCTGGTCTATACCGTCGTGGTCGCCGGCACGCTCGCGGTCCTGTTCGATCTTTCGCGGATCGCCTCGCTCGGAGCGTTCTTCTATCTCGTAATGGACATGCTCGTGCATTGGGGCGTGCTGCGCGGTTTGCGGGAAGAGATAGGCGCGCGTGCCTGGATCCTCTGGTCGGCGCTCATGGCGGACGGCGTAGTCCTGACAGCTTTTGCCCTCGCCAAGCTTAAAACCGACCCTGCGGTCGTTGCCTATGCGGTCGCAGGTATTGCCGCAGTGTTCGGAGCCGAATGGTTCTATCTACGTCGGAATCCTGCGCTGCGTGAAATGCCCGCCACAGACGATGGAGATCATCGATGATCGCCGCACTAATTCTCGCCATTGCACTTTTCCTGGCCTCGGTCGGCGTGCATCTGTCGATCCTCGGCGCCGGGCATCGCCTGCTCCACGCACCCGGAAATTTCTCCGCCAAGCTTCGGGTCGCGCTTCTCGTCCTGGCATCGCACCTGCTTGTCGCGACGCTCTTCGCTGGCGGTTTCTGGCTGGGCGCGGAGCTGGGCCTCGGCGGGTTCGACAAGACGCCGGCGATGAGTGCGATGGACTATTTCTATTTCTCGCCGATCAACGTGACCACGCTGGGGCTCGGCGACATCTACCCGACCGAGCACCTGCGCGTCATTGCCGGCGTCGAAGCCTTGACCGGCTTCGCGCTCATCAGCTGCTCGGCACAATTGTTCTGGACCATGATGAAGGAAGGAGAAAACGCATGACTGAAAGCTCATCCCACTCGGATAAGGGAGGGGGCGGCAACTACTGGCGGTTTATGGCCATGGTATCGACCTCGACCGTGATCATGTTCTTCCTGATGTACGCCAACAGCTTCGACATGGACGACGTGTTCTGGAGCGAGACGCGCTTCTGGATGATGTTCGTCATGGGCGCGATGATGATGGTGGTCATGCTGCTCTTCATGTGGGGCATGTACAAGGACCGGACCAAGAATTTAATCATCCTGGGTGTCGGAGCCGTCGTTTTCGCACTCGCGCTATGGCTCGTACGCAGCCAGACCACGGTCGACGACACCGAATACATGGCGGCGATGATCCCGCACCACTCGATCGCGATCATGACCAGCGAGAGAGCGAGCCTGAAGGATCCGCGTGTCCGCGAACTTGCTCAGGCCATCATCGTCGCGCAGCGGCGCGAGATCGCCGAGATGAAATATCTCATCCAGGACATCGAGGAGAACGGTCCGCGCACCGAAGAACGCCTGCCCGAGGAGATGCAGCAATGAACAAGATCGCACTTCTGACGCTTGCAGCCCTCCCGCTGGCGGCCTGCAACACCAATACCGCCATCGGCAATGATCGCGAAGCGCAGCTCGATCCTCCGGCAACGGCGGCGCCGATAGAGAGTGCTGCGAGCGCTCTTGCCAATCTCAGCCCCGGCCTCATGTTGCCCGAAACGATGAGCGACGCGGATCTTACCGCGCTGGGAGCCGAGAACACGTGCCAGTTCCGCCTGACCGAGGTCGCGTTCCCGTCGTTCGTCTACGACAACAGCGGTCGCGGGGCGATCAAGATCAATGGCAAACTGATCCCGGTCACGGCAAGCGCTTCGGGTGAGTATGCGGATGGTGAGCTTCGTATCCGTACGCGCCTTCTCGATGACGAGGGAGACGCGGGCCTGCAGATGCAGGAGCTGATCGTCGCCGGACCCCGGATGAAGGACGAGTTCGGGTTCTGGGGTTACACGACCTGTGGCAACAGCGAGGCGTGAAGACGAGCGAGCGGGCGCTAGCGTCCGTCGGTGCCCGCTCCACGATCACGATCAGCCCGGCACGCGCCGCCGAATTCATAATGAGGTACGACCGTGGAAGCTGAACCTGTGACCGATGCAGCCCCCCTTGCGGTCTTCGGTGCCGGAGGAAAGACCGGCACGGAAATATTGCGCCATGCGGTCCGCAAGGGCATCGCGGTACGAGCGTTCGAACACACCCTGCCCGAACCATCGGACAGGGTCGACAATGTCGAGTATTTCCAGTGCGACGTTCTCAATGACGACTTCAGCAGCGAGCTCGAAGGTTGCCGTGCGGTCATTTCCGCACTCGGTATAGGATTTAGCCCATCCACGGCGATCGATCCGCCTCCGCTTTACACGGAGGGAACCCGCAGGCTGGTGGAAGCGATGTCGGCGACCGGCATTTCCCGGATCGTCGTGATATCGGCGGCGTTCGTAGAGCCGCAGCCCAGCGTTCCTGCATGGTTCGAGCTCACAGCAAGACCAGCCTTGCACAATATTCTCGAACAGATGCGCGCCATGGAAGATCTTCTGGAGCGCGCGACAGGCCTGGAATGGACGGCGGCGCGACCGGGCTGGCTCCTCGACGAACCCTATACGGGCGAAGCCGTCATTTCCGACGAGCGTCTTGCCGAGGGTTGCTTTCGTTGCCGGCATGCCGACCTCGCGGCAGCGATGCTCGAATTCGTCTGCGAGAACACCTGGGTCAACGCCAAGCCCGCTATCGCCCGGCCAGAAGCAGACCGCTTCGAGAATGTCTCGGCACTCAAAGCCGAACTCGGGATCGACTAGATCGACGCGGTCTCACGGAAACACTCCAACAACGAGGCAAAATATGCTGCTCGAGAAGATAAAGACCCCCGGTCTCTCCCACCTTTCCTATCTGATTGGTTCGCAGGGCAAGGCAGCGGTCATCGATCCGCGCCGGGACTGCGAGATTTATGTCGAGCGTGCCCGCGCCGAAGGGCTGGAGATCACGCATATCTTCGAAACGCACAGGAATGAGGATCTCATCACGGGATCGCCGGTATTGGCCAAAATGACCGGTGCCCGCGTTCTGCACGGTCCAAACCCTGCGGACGAGATTGTTTTCGCCGACACCGCGCGAGAGGGCGACGCTTTCGAGATCGGGAAGTTGCGGATTTCGGTGCTCGAAACTCCCGGTCACACCGACGATCATCTCGCCTTCGTCTTTCACGACGACGATTATCCCGAAGGACCGGTCGGCGTCTTCACCGGCGATGCGCTCTTCGTGGGCGACGTCGGCCGAACCGATTTCTATCCCGAGCGCGCGCGGGAGGTCGCGGGCCTCCTGTACGATTCATTGCAAAAGATTTGCGCTCTGGGTGACCAGACGATCATTTACCCCGCGCATGGTGCAGGCTCCGTCTGCGGTTCGGGAATGGCGGACCGCGAATTCTCGACCATAGGCCACGAACGTCGCAATAATCCGCGGCTCCAGATCGCCGATCGCGAGGAATTCATCGAGGCGAAGCTCGCCGAGCATCATTATCAGCCGCCCTATTTCAGGCTGATGGAACGCCTGAATGTCGAGGGAACATCTCCCGCGCCACGGATCCTGCGACCAAAACGCCTCATGCTCTCGGACATTCGCGAAATCGACGCCGATCATGTCGTCGACGTGCGGGATCCGCTTGCATACGCAAGCGGGCATCTGCCCGGTTCGATATGCCTTCCGGTCGGCATGATTTCGGCGTTTGCGGGCTGGTTCATCGGAGAAGGCGACACAATCGCACTCGTCGGATCGGCGGAAGACCAGCTGGCATCGGTCATGACGCACCTCGTGAGGATCGGGCTCGATTCGATCGTCGGCGGCTATGTCGGTATCGTCCCGGCTGCTGCGCAAGGAATGGAGATAGCGAGCCTGCCGATGATCGGGACGAGCGAGGTTCAGGATCGTCTCGAGCGCAAGCGCGACAACTGGACCTTGCTCGACGTGCGTGACCTCGATGAGCGGCGCAGCGGCGCGATCGAGGGATCGAAACACATCTACGTGGGCGAGCTCAATTCCCGCTTCGCCGAGCTCGATCGCGAACGCGCCTATACCGTCATGTGCGCCAGTGGCATGCGTGCCAGTGTGGCTGCGGGCTGGCTGCAAAGCAAAGGATTCGAAAAGCTCGACGTATATCTGGGCTCGATGGGTGCCTGGCAGCACGCGTCGTGATGAACCAGCGCACCGGACTGGAGGTCCTTGTCTTGCGCTCCTCAAAGCTTTACGCCCTTTTTATGCGAGTCTTGCGCTCCCTTGGACTGTTACTGATCGCTTGCGGGCTGTTCGTTCAATCGGCAGCGCATGCGTCTGCCCTGCCTCAGGCGCTCGATGCAGGCAAACCGACCTGCGCCGAGATGGAGATGATGGCGGGAGCAGCTTCCATGGACGATCATGACGGCGTGCCTTGCAAGAACCTTCGGCTGGATTGTCTCGTGGCATTCGGCTGCATCCCGCCCCTCGTTCCAGGGGGTGATGCGAGCCTGGTCGGAGAAAGACCGGCGCAGGCTGCTCAATTCAGCGGTTTGATCTCCAATTCGCTCGCAGCCATAGGACTGGGGCCAGAGCCGCCACCTCCGCAATTTCCGGCATGACCCGCGTGCAGGCTTAAGCCTGCGCGCTCCTGCCTCTGGATGAACGGCCTGCGCTTGACGCGAGCCGGTGATCCGGAACGCGTGCCTGACGCGCTCCTTTTGCGGATGAATGATCATGAAACGAATAAGCTGGACCGCGCTTCCGGTCCTGCTGGCCCTCGCGCCGGCGAGTAATGCCCAGTCGGTGGGCTATGAAGAAGCTTTGCGAGCAGCAACGAGCAACCAGCCCCAGGTTCGAACAAGTGAGCTGCGACTGGACGCCCGGCGCGAGATCGCCGACGCTGCCGATGAACTGCCAGACCCGCGCCTTCGCGCGGGCATCCAGAACCTGCCGGTAAGCGGGCCGGCTGCGTTCGAGCTGGATCGCCAGCTCCCTACGCAAATCCAAGTCGGTATCGAACAGGAGATCCCCAATCTCGCGAAACGTCGGGCCCGGTCCGGAATCGCGGACGCCGACATCGACCTTGCCGCAGCACAGTTGCGTCAAACAAGTTACAGGGTGCGCGTCGGAGCAGGAATGGCATGGATTTCGTTGGCTTATGCCCAACGGGCTCTGACGGTCGCCGACGATGCACTTGCTGAAATCGAGAGGCTCCTACCATTCGCGCGCAGTTCTGTCGCCGCCGGTTCGGCCAGACCCGCCGAAAGTCTGGAAGTACGCCGTGCCGTGCTCGAAGTCGAAGACATGCGGACCAGGATCGAAGCCGACCGAGAGACCGCTCAGGCCATGCTGTCGCGCTATACGGCTCTGTCGAACGCTACCGCGACCGGAACCATTCCTTCGGCCGATCTCGATCCCGAAGGTTTGCGGGCCATGCTTCAAAGCAATCCGGAGCTTGTCGTGGCGCTTGCGCAGGTCCGTCAGGCGGAAGCGAGAAGTGATCTTGCACGATCGGAAAGGCGTCCGGATTTCGGCGTCAACGTGAGTTATGGGCGGCGCGATCCCGACTTTGGCGATGCGATCTCGCTGATGGGTTCGATCACGCTCCCGATTTTCGCCGACCGGCGCCAAAACCCGCGCATAGCCGCCGCCGAAGCCGAAGCGGCTGCGGCACAGTCCGCCAGAGCCGACCGGCTGCGTGAACTCGAAGCCCAGTTCGAGACCGATCTCGCCGCATGGCGCAGCGCTTATCGACAATGGCAGCGCGCGACGGACGAATTGCTCCCGCTTGCCGAAAGCCGCGTGGACCTCGAGCGCGCGAGCCTTGCCGCGGGCCGGGCCGAACTGCTCGATGTCGTCGACGCCATCAAAACGCTCGCCGTGCTGCGGGTGGACATTCTGCAACGCGAGGAGGCGACCGTCGAAGCCGCCGCGCACCTGCGACTGACCTATGGGGAGTATGGCCGATGAGAGCCACAATGGGAGCCGCGTGGCACAGGCTGTCGCCGCGCCAGAAATCCTGGACGATGGCAGGCACA encodes:
- a CDS encoding DUF411 domain-containing protein — encoded protein: MIWKKPALFRRSVSGAALLVLAACSNVAQAATYTMFRDPGCGCCLNWAGHLEDGMNAKVASVDSNDMAAIKTARGVPEELWSCHTMEVDGYIIEGHVPAEAVARLLRERPDGVAGLAVPGMPLGSPGMEAGNRIQPYEVIAFGPTGQSVFASYR
- a CDS encoding TolC family protein; the protein is MIMKRISWTALPVLLALAPASNAQSVGYEEALRAATSNQPQVRTSELRLDARREIADAADELPDPRLRAGIQNLPVSGPAAFELDRQLPTQIQVGIEQEIPNLAKRRARSGIADADIDLAAAQLRQTSYRVRVGAGMAWISLAYAQRALTVADDALAEIERLLPFARSSVAAGSARPAESLEVRRAVLEVEDMRTRIEADRETAQAMLSRYTALSNATATGTIPSADLDPEGLRAMLQSNPELVVALAQVRQAEARSDLARSERRPDFGVNVSYGRRDPDFGDAISLMGSITLPIFADRRQNPRIAAAEAEAAAAQSARADRLRELEAQFETDLAAWRSAYRQWQRATDELLPLAESRVDLERASLAAGRAELLDVVDAIKTLAVLRVDILQREEATVEAAAHLRLTYGEYGR
- a CDS encoding NAD(P)H-binding protein → MTDAAPLAVFGAGGKTGTEILRHAVRKGIAVRAFEHTLPEPSDRVDNVEYFQCDVLNDDFSSELEGCRAVISALGIGFSPSTAIDPPPLYTEGTRRLVEAMSATGISRIVVISAAFVEPQPSVPAWFELTARPALHNILEQMRAMEDLLERATGLEWTAARPGWLLDEPYTGEAVISDERLAEGCFRCRHADLAAAMLEFVCENTWVNAKPAIARPEADRFENVSALKAELGID
- a CDS encoding IS5 family transposase — protein: MWTDTSRQQHSRPGLRYPSDLRDAEWALIEPLLPPAKPGGRPRCADLREVMNAILYLATSGCQWRMLPKDFPPLSTVQRYFYAWRDSGLWQTINHLLVMAARQIEGREASPSAGVIDSQSVKTTESGGPRGYDAGKKIMGRKRHIITDTLGLMLFVTIHAASIQDRDGAVDLIKAIRYRFPWLRHLFADGGYAGDKLIGALQGHGQWTLEIVRRCDTARGFVLLPRRWVVERTFAWLGRCRRLAKDWERTIESSTAWTTIAHIRRLTRLIASHCQIA
- a CDS encoding APC family permease produces the protein MGTGVMIGAGIFALTGQIAELAGPLFPLSFIVGALVTSLAAYSYIKMSNRWPSSGGIAMILQKAYGPGVVAASASLLMALSMVINESLVARTFATYALRPFGLESSGILVSVAALALIVFAYFVNAAGNKSVSGFSLVMSAIKIGGIALFAIAAIWASGFSGGAFSEPVALSGLDALLASVAFSILAFKGFTTITNSGGEIIDPHRNVGRTIIISITVCVVVYLLVAVAVGASLGTSEIAQARDYSLAAAARPALGELGFYFTVAIAIAATTSGVIASVFAVSRMLTMLTEMKMIPHSHFGMKGPIRSHMLVYTVVVAGTLAVLFDLSRIASLGAFFYLVMDMLVHWGVLRGLREEIGARAWILWSALMADGVVLTAFALAKLKTDPAVVAYAVAGIAAVFGAEWFYLRRNPALREMPATDDGDHR
- a CDS encoding RNA polymerase sigma factor encodes the protein MSGAGDNPDEALVSQARAGNKRAFSQLVEYETGRLLALGTRMLSSPSQAEDVVQDSLASVWLTRHRLDPNKPIGPYLTTVVLNRCRDRLRRRKVAGFFGLSGDDELHSIADDLPGPEALAVSREELNLVQAEIARMPVRLREALVLVTIEGRSQAEAADLLGTTEKAIETRVYRARNRLKERFEKL
- a CDS encoding DUF6692 family protein — translated: MNKIALLTLAALPLAACNTNTAIGNDREAQLDPPATAAPIESAASALANLSPGLMLPETMSDADLTALGAENTCQFRLTEVAFPSFVYDNSGRGAIKINGKLIPVTASASGEYADGELRIRTRLLDDEGDAGLQMQELIVAGPRMKDEFGFWGYTTCGNSEA
- a CDS encoding potassium channel family protein, whose product is MIAALILAIALFLASVGVHLSILGAGHRLLHAPGNFSAKLRVALLVLASHLLVATLFAGGFWLGAELGLGGFDKTPAMSAMDYFYFSPINVTTLGLGDIYPTEHLRVIAGVEALTGFALISCSAQLFWTMMKEGENA
- a CDS encoding DUF305 domain-containing protein, with product MVSTSTVIMFFLMYANSFDMDDVFWSETRFWMMFVMGAMMMVVMLLFMWGMYKDRTKNLIILGVGAVVFALALWLVRSQTTVDDTEYMAAMIPHHSIAIMTSERASLKDPRVRELAQAIIVAQRREIAEMKYLIQDIEENGPRTEERLPEEMQQ
- a CDS encoding periplasmic heavy metal sensor translates to MKTTHIVLAVLLAALAGCLGAIAADRWANHEAGSGLHDFVHDELTLTADQEQRLDALEARFAVERARLEGSARAANARLAQAMESEHEYGPEVSAAIDEVHARMGDLQKATVRHVFDMRAILEPEQQRQFDRKVSDALTRDPRD
- a CDS encoding MBL fold metallo-hydrolase codes for the protein MLLEKIKTPGLSHLSYLIGSQGKAAVIDPRRDCEIYVERARAEGLEITHIFETHRNEDLITGSPVLAKMTGARVLHGPNPADEIVFADTAREGDAFEIGKLRISVLETPGHTDDHLAFVFHDDDYPEGPVGVFTGDALFVGDVGRTDFYPERAREVAGLLYDSLQKICALGDQTIIYPAHGAGSVCGSGMADREFSTIGHERRNNPRLQIADREEFIEAKLAEHHYQPPYFRLMERLNVEGTSPAPRILRPKRLMLSDIREIDADHVVDVRDPLAYASGHLPGSICLPVGMISAFAGWFIGEGDTIALVGSAEDQLASVMTHLVRIGLDSIVGGYVGIVPAAAQGMEIASLPMIGTSEVQDRLERKRDNWTLLDVRDLDERRSGAIEGSKHIYVGELNSRFAELDRERAYTVMCASGMRASVAAGWLQSKGFEKLDVYLGSMGAWQHAS
- a CDS encoding class I SAM-dependent methyltransferase, which gives rise to MNGSERVNNITAPEDHGEFTPLLGKSFLTPLYDRALGLFTREHLWRQKIVEELHLVPGDRVIDVGSGTGTLLKALMTDCPEAGLIGVEPDQEALALARRKFGAGADLVKWHNGFLESLELPAGWQPNKIVSSLVLHQVPLRKKQAILEIIESLLVPGGTVLIADYMKQESPLMRSLFRATVQSLDGISDTQPSADGEVEKLFAEIFTEPCLLHRLPTVTGTISLWRGYKKGIAQ